GGCGCGGTTGTGGATCACGACGATCCCGCCGGGCGTGAAGACGGGGCGCGCCTCGTACGCGCCGTACCGCGCGTCGCCCCCGACCGACGGCGCGGCGTCGACGTCGGGGTCGGTCACGAGCGTCGGGCCGTCGTGCGCCGGCGACCAGGTCCACAGGCCCACGGGCGCCGCGAGGTCGTCGGGGTCGCTCGGGGCGAGCCACGCGAGGGCGTCGTTCGGTCCGACGCTCAGGGCGCGTGCCTGCAGGAGGCCCGCCGCGACCCGCGCGGGGGCGCCGTGCGGGACGCCGTCCGCGCCGACGTCGAGGCGCCAGAGGCTGGTGCGGAAGGCGTCGCCCTCGGCGACGTCGGCGGGGCCGAACACCCAAAGCGTCCCGCCGTCGGGTGCGAACCGGGCGTCGCTCACGCCGTCCGCGGGCCCGTCGAGGGGGTGCACGTCGGTGCGGTCGGGGCGCCCCCACGCGAGACCGGTCCGGCCCTCGGGCCGGACGCCGGGGGCGGGGCGGCCGTCCTCCTTGGCGTGCAGCCGCTCGACGGTGCGTGCGACGACGTCGCCTTCGCCGCCCTCGGGCGCGACGTCGCGCCCGAGGGCGACGAACGTCGCGCCGCTCGGGTGCCACGCGACGTCGCTCGCGCCGCCCGCGAAGGCGGTGCGGGTCACGGGCGCGCCGCCGCGCTCGCGGTCGAGGATGCGGACCTGCGTCGTGCGGCGGGACGCGTCGTCGGCCGCCGGGTCGGGGACGTCGGCGAGGAACGCCAACCACCGCCCGTCGGGCGACGGGCGGGGCCGGCGGGCGTCGCTGCGGCCGTCGTCGCTCGCGGCGCCGCCCGCCACGAGGCGGGCGGGTGCGTCGCCGTCCTCCTGGGCGTCGGGGCCGGCGACGTCGACCTCGACGACCTCCGAGCGGTAGCCGGGCGTCCCGTCGGGCGCGTCGTGGATGCGGGTGCGGACCAGGAAGACGCTCGCGCCGTCCGGCGCGAGCTGCGGGTCGGAGAGGAACGTCAGGTCGCGGAGGTGGTACGCCTCGAGGCGTTCGGATGGGGACGGCATGGGACCTCCTCGGGGGTCAGGCGCGCCCTCGCCGAGCGGCGTACAGCAGCACGCCGGCGGCGACGGACGCGTTCAGGGTGTCGATGCGACCGTACGTCGGGATGGCGACCGTCGCGTCGCACGCCTCCCGCACGACGCGGCGGAGGCCGCGCCCCTCCGCGCCGATGACGAGGGCGACGTCCCGCCGCCAGTCGAGCCGGTCGGGGGCCTCCGCCGCGTGGTGGTCGGCGCCGTAGATCCACGTCCCGCGCTTCTTGAGGTCCCGGATGAGGTTCCCGAGGTTCGCGACCTGCACGAGCGGCAGGAGGCTGGCGGCGCCCGCCGCGGTCTTCGCGACGACCGCGGAGAGCGGTGCGCTGCGCCGCGCTTCGGTGACGACGCCGTGCGCGCCGAGCACCTCGGCGCTGCGGATGATCGCGCCGTAGTTGCGGGGGTCCTGCACGTGATCGAGCAGCACCAGCAACAGCGGTTCGTCCGCCGCCTCGGCGCGCGCGAACGCGGCGTCGAGCGGTTGGTGGTCGAGCTCGGGGAGTTCCGCGGCGACGCCCTGGTGCGCGGTCGTCCCGAGTGCCGCGTCCAGGTCGATGCGGGGGACACGGTCGATGGGGATGCCGGCCCGGCGGGCGGCCTTCTCGAGCGGCGCGACGCGGCCGCGCTGGACGCCCTCGGCCAGCAGGAGCCGTTCGACCTGGCCCTGCTCGAGCGCTTCGGCGACGGGGTTGCGTCCGTAGATCCACACGTCAGGCCTCCCGCACGTCGCCGGCCGGGAGGCCGCGGGCCCGCAGGGCGTGGCGGGCGGCGTCGGCGTCGGCGGCGAGTTGGGCCTTCAGGGCGTCGAGGCCGTCGAAGCGGCGTTGGCCCCGCAGGTGGGCGTGCACGAACACCGCGAGGTCC
The sequence above is drawn from the Trueperaceae bacterium genome and encodes:
- a CDS encoding S9 family peptidase, yielding MPSPSERLEAYHLRDLTFLSDPQLAPDGASVFLVRTRIHDAPDGTPGYRSEVVEVDVAGPDAQEDGDAPARLVAGGAASDDGRSDARRPRPSPDGRWLAFLADVPDPAADDASRRTTQVRILDRERGGAPVTRTAFAGGASDVAWHPSGATFVALGRDVAPEGGEGDVVARTVERLHAKEDGRPAPGVRPEGRTGLAWGRPDRTDVHPLDGPADGVSDARFAPDGGTLWVFGPADVAEGDAFRTSLWRLDVGADGVPHGAPARVAAGLLQARALSVGPNDALAWLAPSDPDDLAAPVGLWTWSPAHDGPTLVTDPDVDAAPSVGGDARYGAYEARPVFTPGGIVVIHNRAGSAVPARVGPDGDVEDLQPPGRVTTAFAHASGTTLALQETPARPGHLVRLDPDRSATVRYDPNAAFVARFDLRDADGPLEAPSGGGPVPWWRLRPHRRRRDGAIVLQVHGGPHTNAGFGFAFEHHLLTARGYAVAFANPRGSSSYGEAWATAMIGGYGTVDADDVLAVADAAQATSPVDAPPVHLTGGSYGGFMTNWLVGRTDRFASAVTQRSIAHWASFYGTSDIGYRFAEQEVRGTPWNDPEVLWRQSPLRWVANVTTPILILHADADHRCPVEQAEQWFVALKRIGKADVKFVRFPEEGHELSRSGRPDRRVRRLEEIVAWFETHP
- the rlmB gene encoding 23S rRNA (guanosine(2251)-2'-O)-methyltransferase RlmB; translated protein: MWIYGRNPVAEALEQGQVERLLLAEGVQRGRVAPLEKAARRAGIPIDRVPRIDLDAALGTTAHQGVAAELPELDHQPLDAAFARAEAADEPLLLVLLDHVQDPRNYGAIIRSAEVLGAHGVVTEARRSAPLSAVVAKTAAGAASLLPLVQVANLGNLIRDLKKRGTWIYGADHHAAEAPDRLDWRRDVALVIGAEGRGLRRVVREACDATVAIPTYGRIDTLNASVAAGVLLYAARRGRA